ATAGCTACAGATAATCTCCCTTGTCTCAATTCACTTAACCCTAGGGGAAGGATGGCATGTCTTTGTTTTTAAGAACCAAACATGACTGATTCCAACTATCAATTTTTCATATTATAGTTTAACACCCATAGTGGCTGACAGATCTTTACTAAACGTGACTGTGCAGAGTGATCTTCCTTGGTACTGGAACCCTATAGTGAAACACTGTTAGCTTGAACACTCCAACGGTCATAAATCGTGATATGGGACAACTCAATGCATGAAACCATTGCATTGGCTTCGGAGTGCAGTGCGGATTGACGGTGGGATGGCAGACGGTAGTGTCACGGGTGCACTGGAAGCGCTCTGGTACATAAGAGTTCAGATTAGATAGTTGTAATTGATTTTGAGGGCTTATAAGAAAGTGTGTGTTAACTGTTTCCAAAACCTCTCTCTTTTCTTCTCTTAGGCTTGGTGATGGCCTGCGGCACCTTTTTGTGCCGTGTTAACATCATATTCATGTAATTTGACCTTCGGTCACCCGGGGCCACCCCGTTTTCAATGAATAAGGTAGAAAATCATCTACCTTCTctttcaaaaaaaagagaaagtgtgTGTTTTAAATGATTACCGGTGCAagttgttctgtttttcttttcttgatTAGTTTGCATAATTTTTTGAGTTATAAATTGTAAGCAATGTTCTTTGCTAGGTATAGTGTATATTTGGCCAATACTTGCGTTGGGCAAGCTCACTGGACAGTTAGACTTGAAGCAACCTTGATATCCATTAGTAGTATTATTGATGTTGATACAGCAGCCTTCGTTTGTTTGAAGGGTATGCCCTTTCCTAGTTTTTTCTTCTATTTCACTTGAtccaatttgactttgccatgtaacTGTAAAAACGTAGCCTTTTTTAGTTTGCTGTCATTTATCTTGAAACTACTTTGCCTATAGGTGTATGATGGGTTATTATAAATTTTTACTTATTTCCAATGAGTATAGtagttttttcgcaaaaaaaaatgagTATAGTAGTTGTCTTGTTTGATGTGTACATCAAGAGACTCCTCCTGCGGAAGCCGGTCAGAACTTAGGAGCTATCCATCTTATGGTGTAACTACTGCTAGGAAACCTTAAGATTGCCATCAATGTCACAGAATCACCCTGATAAAAAATGTGTCAGATCACAAATCAACAGCGAGCTTATTTATTTTTATCTCTGTCAGAGTAACCATCATAAATTTATAGACACGCATGCTTCCCCTACGTTGCATGTTTGTTGAATGAAAAAGCATTCAGCTTGTTTGCATTTTTTCAGACAAGTGATTGAAAGGAAGTAAATCATGTCATCGTGTTATCCATTTTCTGTTTCAGCCATGTGGCTGTACTCCTTCGATTAACATAAGCTATAAGAAGACTCTCGAGGGTGCTTTAGCATGTGCTTATGCGACTCTTTCGCTGGCCAAGACCACTGTTGAGGTATTGCTCACTTCTGAcacattattttaattattatcctAGTTATGAAACATCACCTTTATTGTACAGATGCAGTCGCTGAAGCGGAAGTTAACCACTATCCATTGCTTACTTTGATATCCACGTACATCGAATTTGCAGCATTGAAAAGATGGTTTGTATGGATGCATCAGAGGACATGTGGACTCCAAAATCTATGATATCAATGCTGTGAAGACATTGGAATATTTGCGACTTCTCCTACTAATGATATGCTGATGTACCAAATTCCCGGAGCTGTTTAGGTGACATTATTATAGGACCCTGCTGTTATAAAATAACTCTGAATTGGGCTTTGCTGTCTAATAAAGCATTGTCGTACCCATCTTTAAGAGTTCGTATCCATATTACACATTCATTAATCATCTTTAATACTGTTAGATTTGACTATCAGACGATATGTGCTGTGATTTTCTGGCCATGCTGGCAGTCCTCACGTCCGGGATTCAGACAATGCTGATCGTTTCTTACGTTCACGTCAATTTGTATTATACAATCTTTTTTACGACATATTAATGTTTCGTACGAGCATGGTTGCAACTTATTTTGAAACATTAAAGTTTCTCAGATTAGAATAAGCAGATATTTTTTAATTGCTGAACATGggttggtgatttactttcttagggTATTTTTTCGAATCTTACATTCCCAATTAGGATTCCTACGTTTCATAACTGGGAGGTTGGCAGGCTCGTGCTCCTGTGCTCTTGAGGGCAACTTCTTACGTTGCCTCAGTTTTCCTTACCTTTCCATCTATGTTTCTTACCGCATGGTTTAAAGAAAAAAGCCTCACGAATGGGGGTAGGCTCACGATGTAAATAACTCGCATACAAAAGGTAATATTACGGTGTTCCGTTTTGCTTTACGGAACAGAGAGGTTCCCTTTTGACGCTGTAATTTTACTTCACATGCTTTTCTTTCCTACCTTCTGAATTGTGGCCGTGGAAGATGGGTGGGGTGAGGAATAAGAATTCCTGCCAAACGCACTAGCACCTCCATCGCTCACCTTTTTTTTACAGGATCCAGCGCCCATTGAAGTAAAATTTTGCCCGCTCCCACCTTCAGCCGATGTAATTTATCGTTTTGGTATATATGCGTGGACGGTTATTCTTTTAGTCGTGGGTTCGTGGCGTTTCTAATTGCAGGCGGTAGCGGCCGGAGGTCTCGGCGGCGAGCGGCCGCAGCGCGGAGGAGCGTGGTGTCCTTCGGCGGCGATTCCACCGATCCCCTTCGCCTCCGGTGGCTGATTAGGTGTCGGCTTCCTGATGGGAACACGGATCTGTCCACAGAGGTATGTTTTAGGTCTCTACGATCTAGGTTTTGGGGTCCTGATGGTGGTAGGTAGGCTAGGACGAAGCGGAATAAAGGGATCTCTTCGGCCTCTTCCTCGTCCTGCCGGTGTGGCCTGTGTAGATGGCGCCAGGCCGGCGAGGGTAGGGCTCTCGACTTCCTACTTGTGGCGCTTTGTATATGAGTCATGAGCTGGCCGACGTTCCATCCAATTCAAGAGGCTGCGGCCAGTCCAGGGTCTCATGAGCACGGGCAGGTTCCCTGGCCGTGGCTGGGTGATTCTTCCAGCTCACAAAGGCCATGTATGGCGATGGTGCTCCAGACGCCCTTGTATGTTTGGGCTATTTTGGTTTTACTTCCATGTGTGTAGGTGGGGATTGCACGGTAGGAGGAGAGAAACCTCAATCCTAATGCTTTCCGCACCAAACTTCCAATCAACATCCACATACGTTTCACCTGGTCGTGTTCCTCCCAAGTTGCTAATATGGTTTTCAGTTTTTGCAGAGGCTGTAGATAGAAGAGATCATGAGGCTGAACATCCTGTCCAATCAGGTAATTAGAATTTACCATATATCCTTGACTGTGTGCTTGCTTTCGTGCAAGTAACATTTTTTATCAGGAACACCCTGATTTTTGCACAGAGATGGGTGGTCATGGATTCAAAGAAGGCGGAGTAGTCATGTAGTGTCGCTGGTGTTTCTCGGTTTCAGGTTATGTTTGGCCATTGGCATGCATATTGATGCGCCATGCATCTCCTTTCATCATGATGGTCAGCGACCGGGTCTTCGCCGCCGGAGCTGTTCAGTATCACCTACTCTCGGTCAGTATACATAACTACGTAGCAATTTACTCTCTTGAGGCGAATTATTGTGTATTAAATTTTGATTTCTGTCCAAAATTTAGTTGTTTTCGTCATAGCTAAACTACAATATTAATACTGACATTACAATCTTTTATTTCATTCCAACAATTTAGTTCCTCTCTGTCAGTAGTAGATTGTGTTCTGGTCTAAATTGATAAGCTATGTGGAGTTAGAAGTGTGTTATATAGATCATGAAATCCATGCTTAGGTTCTTTTGTGTGCAGGTTACATTTTCTAGACATATAGGTAGCCAATTACTGGTTTCAGGACTACGTCATAGATTCGTGCATTGCACCATATCATTTCACTAGCTGGTAAGTTGTGCGAAAAGAAGTTAAAAAGCTAATGATCATGGTGTTCAGTGTTATAGACTACAAGCATGCTAGAAAACAAATTCAGAactagcaaaaaaaaaaaaaagaattgaGTTCGTCGCGATAACAATTTTCAGGAAACAATGGCTATTTCATATATATGATGGTGATTTTTGGCGACTATTTCGGGGAAAAAAACTTAGGCTATGTTTGGTAGCAAAGTATCAGAAAAAACAAAGTATCAAAAATTACAGTAATTTAATCAGTAGGCACACAATACCATAGTTTTAACTTAACAAAGTTTTTCTGGAGTATTCAGAGTACAGACCACATGTTTGGCCACAGCACACAATGCTGTAAAATTTGCTGGCTAGCCGTTAATTAGGCTGTCGCATGCTGTAGTAGCGAGATGAAAAAATAGTGGATGGAAGTAGCACCGTGGTGTAGTACTAGAATATATGGATCGACTAGATTAACGATGATTagcggcagcgacggcggcggaGTAATTAGCAAATGGATAATGAGAAGTAGTAGAAGTAGGAGGAAATAAGGATTCATCCTTTGCAGATAGTTTTCGTAGGAAAATGCTAATCAATTTATTAGCAAATGGATAACGGGAACTAGTAGAACTGTACTAATCAATTTGTAGGAAAATACTCCTTTCATTTAAAATATTAGGCATATAGTTTTTGTAACTTTACTTTTAGATATGTTTTCTCTTGTATTCCCTCATTTCTATACTCTCTTTCTCTCCCATATTTATTTACGGATGCTATGGTCATTTCACTGAACATCGTTTTTGTTCTGTGCCCTGTTTAATCCCCATTCTTGATCAAACATAGCTTATAAAAAAATGAAGGGTGATCTAGTTATTTTGTACACACAGTAATTAGTAAGTATTTGTGTTATGTGTGTACGTTGGTACTAGCAATTGCCGATGTGGTAGTTTGATAAATGAAGCTAGAAAACAGCTAGCGGTATCCAGCAAGGATAGGACAGGAGATGTCAAATTTATAAGTTTCCAAATGGCCGCCCAGAATGTGTAATAATCAAGATTGGCGAAATATTCAGTTTGCAGTACACATGTATCACAGCTCAAACATACCAATTACATGTGAATTGCGCTTCTTGTTCTGACATCATTGCATTTCATGATCATCGGTATTTATTTCTATGCAGTTACAACATTAGTTCGAATGGCAGCTGGATTTGGATTTATTGTTAGGCTTACTTTGTTTTTGTGTCCTATAAACAGGGTGAAGCTCGGCGAGAGAGGCCCTATAGTTTACAAATATTCGTGGAGCTCTCACAGTGGCAGACAGAGAGAGGAGCTACTCCAGCATTGCACGGCTGACAGCAAGTGACTAATGCCCTAATCTTGTTGTGTAAATTAATGCAACTAGCGTTAACTTGTAGAGCATCATGTTGTTAGAATAGTTCTAAGGTCACCGTGTGATTTCGTTTACATTTTTGCTTGCTTGCCGGTGTACCAAACAAGATGCAAGATGGCATATAATGTATTTTTACATTGAATCATGGATGGTGCATTGGTGACATTTTCTTTAGAGTATGATGATCATCTTTGTTTTACATCGTCTCCCAACTTTATTTTGTTCTTATGTCGGCTTCAAAATTCCTCTACATTGGTGGTTGGCAAAATGAGTGGAGTAGTATATTTCTTCGTCAGGTCGCTATGTTGGTGGTTGGCAAGATAACATAATGCACGTGCTGAGTGACGTAAGATGGCGGCGAACAACGATGACCTGAGAAGCATCTCGGCCGAATCGGCTGGCCGACGACGGGGTGCAGGACAACGACCTGGAGAAGCATCTCATCTTGCTCTCCGTAGTCTATCCGCTCTCTATGGTCATTTCTCTGGTAGTTGACTTGAAGATTTCCTTCTTCAAAGAAATTCATTGATGATTGAGCAGAAAAACTGACTTAGAGGGAGTGCCATAGAGCCCGTATGGGCAGAGGTAATTTAAGTAGCTTGTCCGCTGTAAAATTACATGGCAGGCAAAACAAACTAGCTAAGACTACGTTGCATGGAAAAATAAAACTGAATGGGTTCGTCACATGCACGATGTAACTCACCTCCATTCATCTTGTAAAATTACCTCACAAGGCCTTCTGCTTACGGTGGTTTCAGAGGGACACGCTCATTGCTCCAAATTGTAATTTTACCTCCCAGGACCTTTTTCTTTGGGTGCGCTTAGTTGTGGTGTGAGTAGGGTGTATGAAGAGGCTGGGGTGAGGAATAACAATTCCTCACCCGGGGTGACGAAtagcgtatatatatatatatatatatatatatatatatatatatatatatatatatatatatatatatatatatataggaaaatgggtcagtactcctaggagtacatacTCCCAGGTCCGATTCAACCTCCCGTGCGACCCACAACATGCCTCGCCTCCTGTACCACCCACGGCGTGCCTCCTCATAAAATTAGGTGAGATAATTATTTAAGTTGTTGGAACAAAATCCTTTTTTATAGGAATACAGAACGTCAGCCTTGAAGCTAATCTCATCGATCTATTATTCTCGCGCATGCCTCGCTCAGACGGCGGCTGACCTAATTCTTGTAGCTTCGTCGCCGCGGACGGCGGCTCCCTGCATGCATCGGCATGAAACAAGACGACGCCCCCGTTTTTGCCCAGCAGGTCTCCGGCGTCGAGCGCTCTCCACCGGCCACTCCCCCCGTCAGAATCAGCCATGACTCACATGGGGTATACTGCTTATCATCGATCTTAGCTCTTGTGTAACTAGATGCATGTCCATATTCTATGGTCCAAGTCTGAACTTTCCACGAGCAAAGCAAATATCTCTCTTCCTCGTATTGTTGTTCAGTATGTAGACTAGTTGAAATTGAATCTGTACAATTTTGCTCACCCCGTTTTTGCCCAGCAGGTCATTGTTGTTCAGTCTGTAGACTAGTTGAAATTGAATCTGTACAATTTTGCTCACCCCCGTTTTTGCCCAGCAGGTCTCCGGTGTTGAGCGCTCTCCACCGGCCACTCCCCCCGTCAGAATCAGCCACGACTCACACGGGGTATGCTGCTTATCATCGATCTTACCTCTCGTGTAACTAGATGCATGTCCATATTCTATCAGTCCAAGTCTGAACTTTCCACGAGCAAAGCAAAATCTCTCTTCCTCGTTTTGTTGTTCAGTATGTAGACTAGTTGTAATTGAATCTGTACAATTTTGATCGTAGTGTCTCCACTCCCAGCCATACACGTCCAGGAAAGGCACCTTGTCACGCAGCGCTACTCGTGTCATTGATAAATACCGCCGCAAGAGAGCCACAAATAAGTCGACGAAAGGCAATGCAACTAGCACCAGAATAAATTCAAGATGCCAACCAAAGTGTGTCATTAGTTTGATTAACGGTTTTGATGACATGAAAAAGGATCTTGTCCGTCAAACAGGGCTTCACGGCATCCTTCAGCTGAAGTTAACTAAAGTTAACAGACAGTATGGCGCCTGGCTTCTGAGCAAGATTGATGTTGATTCATGTGCCATCGTAGCTGATGTTCATAAAGTGGTTCCCTTCTCTGTGAGGGACGTTAATTCAGTCTTGGGTGTACCATGCAGCGGGAGAACCATTGAGACCTGTAACCAAGATGAGGTAGAAAGGAGTAAGAGGATTCTTTGTGATATTTTTGAGGTTCCACACTTTTCACAGGTTACTGTTAAGTTGTTGGAGACAATTCTTAATAAACAATATTCATATCCGATGAGCTTAAAGGACCAACGATCGTTCAAGGCGGCATTTGTCCTTTATGTCATGACAAAGTTCTTGGCTCCGCAATCACTGGCAAACTACATTTCCACAAGGTATATCAGCGCAGTAGCTGATATTGACAATATCTCATCATACAACTGGGCACAGTTCATCGTCGACGACCTCTTGAATTCTGCCAGCTTGATGCCCAAACGATTTCATAATTCTTCTCAAGTATCAATTAACGGGTGTATACTATTCCTCCAGGTGTGTGTTCGCattataatcacattttccttcatACAATCCTGCACTATTACACACCATGTACCTAATTGCAGATAGTATATACCTTCCACTAAGCATATACCTACTTTTGTTACTAAATTTATATAACCAATGTTTCCTACAGACAATTTATCTGGACCATATTATGCCATCAAATGACGATGTCAACTGTGAAACCAGTCCTAGGATTGCGGCATTTGATGATGACCTCGTCACCCGCATTATCATGAATGACATGAAGTGCAAACACAACATTGGGTTCCCTTTCCCTCAGTTTGGGAAGCTGCAGGTCAGCTATGTTTTAATCAATTTAATTGTCAAATTATCATTAATTTTTGTACTAATTATTTTACTTTTTGTTAGCTCATGAAACCACCAAGTATTTACTCCCGTGCACCAGAAGAGGGCTCTCAAGAAAATCATCATTCGACTCCGAGCGCAACCATTAACCAACCACGTGTCTCCAACATTTCAGAATACTTGCAGACACGTTTCAAATCAACTAAATTACGGTCGATATATGGAGAAGAGGTAACAATTTATTTCCGATGCTCTGACTAAAATAAAGTCACAACCAAGCACTCATCACACATTATATGTTCACATAATTGGTTTTTCAGGCTTCTTCTTCCATTAAGGATGCAATCACCAGTGCTGAAGGACAATTTTCATCTATTTTGCAAGATATTTCAGATTTTGAAAACTTTTCTCACAATCCAGTagccattgaagcaactcaaaaacTTAACAAAATTCTGGTTACTACTGTTTTCAATTCGATAAAAATTGCAGTAAGGGCCACCCTTCGTAATGTTCTTTCGGACAACCACAATAGGTCCGGCGGTCTGGGCAGTCATGGTGCACTTCATTCGAACCCCCCATCAGGTACATCTCAACATATCATCATCCATACATATCAGATATACCTCTACCAACTACATTCATATGCTTCAATTAT
Above is a window of Triticum dicoccoides isolate Atlit2015 ecotype Zavitan chromosome 5B, WEW_v2.0, whole genome shotgun sequence DNA encoding:
- the LOC119305456 gene encoding uncharacterized protein LOC119305456, with translation MKQDDAPVFAQQVSGVERSPPATPPVRISHDSHGVSGVERSPPATPPVRISHDSHGPYTSRKGTLSRSATRVIDKYRRKRATNKSTKGNATSTRINSRCQPKCVISLINGFDDMKKDLVRQTGLHGILQLKLTKVNRQYGAWLLSKIDVDSCAIVADVHKVVPFSVRDVNSVLGVPCSGRTIETCNQDEVERSKRILCDIFEVPHFSQVTVKLLETILNKQYSYPMSLKDQRSFKAAFVLYVMTKFLAPQSLANYISTRYISAVADIDNISSYNWAQFIVDDLLNSASLMPKRFHNSSQVSINGCILFLQTIYLDHIMPSNDDVNCETSPRIAAFDDDLVTRIIMNDMKCKHNIGFPFPQFGKLQLMKPPSIYSRAPEEGSQENHHSTPSATINQPRVSNISEYLQTRFKSTKLRSIYGEEASSSIKDAITSAEGQFSSILQDISDFENFSHNPVAIEATQKLNKILVTTVFNSIKIAVRATLRNVLSDNHNRSGGLGSHGALHSNPPSGLTPPSFSKYTASPCQHTSTLDRDHPQPASQGNIGSCSTTSNMYNNLASRTPPTTHNASASPSKQKSSISQHLLLAWHKSGPSH